In the genome of Polaribacter atrinae, one region contains:
- a CDS encoding LytR/AlgR family response regulator transcription factor has protein sequence MKCIIIDDEPLALELLEDFISKVPFLELVGSCSNGFEAATILQTQKVDLIFTDIEMPDFSGIDFIKSLDNKPLFIFTTAYSHYAVEGFNLNAIDYLVKPIPFHRFLKAATRAQSLLKVKTEEETPITNLETTPEFIFVKSEYENLKINLADIKYIESLKDYIKIHTHREKPILTLSSLKSFEEKLGKLNFIRVHKSYIVSLKHIYSVQRNRIIIDNNWIPIGLNYRDDFIKKIDN, from the coding sequence ATGAAGTGCATAATTATTGATGATGAACCGCTGGCTTTAGAATTATTAGAAGACTTTATTTCTAAAGTTCCGTTTTTAGAATTGGTAGGTTCTTGCTCTAATGGTTTTGAAGCAGCCACCATTTTACAAACACAAAAAGTAGATTTAATATTTACAGATATAGAAATGCCAGATTTTTCTGGAATCGATTTTATAAAATCTTTAGACAACAAACCGCTGTTTATTTTTACAACCGCTTACTCTCATTATGCCGTAGAAGGTTTTAATTTAAACGCTATTGACTACCTTGTAAAACCCATTCCTTTTCATAGATTTTTAAAAGCAGCTACAAGAGCACAAAGTTTATTAAAGGTTAAAACGGAAGAAGAAACACCTATTACAAATCTAGAGACAACTCCAGAATTTATTTTTGTAAAATCTGAATACGAGAATTTAAAAATAAACTTAGCAGATATAAAATATATAGAGTCTTTAAAAGATTATATTAAAATACACACCCATAGAGAAAAACCTATTTTAACACTAAGTAGCCTTAAGAGTTTTGAAGAAAAATTAGGTAAATTAAATTTTATACGTGTTCATAAATCCTACATTGTTTCTTTAAAACACATTTACTCTGTACAGAGAAATAGAATTATTATTGATAATAATTGGATTCCTATTGGGTTAAATTACAGAGATGATTTTATTAAAAAAATAGACAATTAA